The nucleotide sequence TACACGTCTTATAAGTTTTCACTTTTTACTACCCACGGGAATGGTTTCagagatttttatttgtatacgAACCAACGCAAATATTAAGTACACTGTAAATGTTATGATTATTAGAGCAAGTCAAAACCAAAGTGTAGGTAATTTtgtctgtttttattttcagttgtcTTGTCCGAGTTAGATATTTTAATGCACAATTATATACTATCTAAAGGTTCGATCCTCTCACAATGTAATAATGTTGTAggtgttgatttatttatttactcagtttTACCatgttttactatttatttcgCCTATGCAAGCAAAGCTAGCGCCATCTATGTCGACACATAGAAAAACATTGACCATTAGTTCTGCTAGTCGCCGCTATGTGGCAAAAGGGactgctttattttttttaatcaaatcatGGTGGATTGGTCAAAGAAAAACTCAGTCAATAAAgatgaaaataactttttaaatttttgagGAAATACCGTTTTGAATTCATGTGCCTAATGAAAAAGCTAGCGTCTTCTATGCTTGCATATAGTGAAGCATTTATCATACTGCTTTGGCTACCAGTCGGTAGATGGCAAGCGTGAGAGAATAGATATTTACTTTTCTCACAaatcaacatttatttatgtattttattatatggaACCTCAAAAGATAGGCAACATATTTTTATGgataaattacctacttatttattttatcggaAATCGGAATAAAAACTCTtgcaacaaaaacatttttcgtcCTGATCGAGTTACCATAGCAACGGTATGTTTACAACAATTCAAGTGAATCATTGTCGACGGCAGAGTTATATAGTTATGTGTTCATTTCCATCGAAATGTCCACCAAAATAACTAGTTTTGCTCCTCCATGCTCAAGTGACCGATGCAAGGAAAAGGCTCCTCCTAAAGGTATCTTGCAAAAAACTGACAGGAGCCACAAACCTACGCTTAAAAAAGTCCTGACGTCGAAGAAGGCCATTTCAGCATGCACGGAGAGCAAGAGTTGTTCCAGCGGGGTGAGTACCAAAAAGAGTACTGCGAAGCCTAAGAAATTAACCAAATCAGATTCCACAGTCACTATCCAGAAGTCCGAAAATGGTGATGTTGTGGACTACTGCAAGAGATGTGGCGATAGCAAGAGCAACGGTGAAGTTCGGGACAAAATCGGATCAATCATGAGTGCAATGAATGTAAAATGCGTCAAAAATGATAATAAggttaaaaaaaactgcaaaaaacCATCCAAACCAGtccaacaatattataaaaatgaaaatttctatGTATGTGATGAATCTTCGCGTGAAACtccaaataacaataataagaaaacatcTCTGGACACCATCAAAGAAGTCTCTGAGATGCATTCAGTGTCTGAAGACTCCATTTTCAGAATATATTCAGACTCTGACGATGACGTTACTTTTATAGACCCAGGCAATGATGAGAACATTagaaaactgaaagaatttcgcCAAAAGAATTATTTTGAGTGTCATTCAGCAAAATCTAGAATAAATTCCAAAGTGAGTGCTACCAGTTTGACTGACCACAAATGCGTCTACAGATTTTACTTGAACGAGCGCTTGTTTCCTGTTCCATTGAATACTGACTACAACAACAAAGTTCGCTGTGTGGAATGCCAGCTGCCAATGGATGTCAAGCAAGAGTCTTCGGGCGATAAAATCAATGGGACTATACAAGCAAAGGTGAAGATTGGTGCAAGCGATACACAGGACATGCTTCTCCTTCTTCCAGTCAAAGATTCTCTCATCATTGAAGAGAGAAGAAAAGAGAATAAACAGAAAGAAGACTATGTGTACTTCGGAATTGTGAAATTAAGTTCTCATGGTCAGTCCATCTTCAACAGGAATTTACCGGAGAATTCCTTGGCTCTGAAATATCAAAAAGGTTATCAAGAATATCAGGATGATGGCAGATatcagtataaaaaaataaaagaggaTGATGTGattataatataggtaatattttgcGTATGGAAATTTCTGGTAACGCAGGCCAATTTTGCTATTTTGCCATTCACCGCTTAAATTGCAGCTTCGGTTCAAACAAATATGTTGTTTATGATTTCAAGGATGAAGGTATCCATGTTATTATGTGCCAATTGCCTACTTAACTGtatattattgatattataataaactTGAGTTTGTTTTCGTTCcatacttttatattatttccagTGACGCGCTTGCACCTTACTTAATCGTCTCTAAGGACCTATATTATTTGTTGTGGTAATGaaagtaaaaagaaacaaagattAATTGGTGAGAGTCATTGTTTTGTGCTATGATAGCTGTTACAGGAATGTATGTATTAATGGTCTGCCAGCAATTAAGGCATACTAATCACGCATAGACCTTCCATATCAATTAAATTATGATAAACCATCGTTTTGCCacaaattattaattacaaCGATTTACCTTTACTTTTGATTTAGTATCTGTtttaataaatgcattttttttcaattattgaaAAAAGATTCTTTTTATTCTTTCTATTTATATTAGGAAGATCAATTTTTATGATCGCGCCGGTTTTAAATTTCATGACGTACCTACTCGTGTTTAATTGATGCAAATACCCAAGGTTTCTATGTGACCTTAAGTTGTATTAGTAAACACTGTCTACTGTCTACCAGTATTTAATAAGAGCTGTTTTTCACTTCGATAATTTCCTTTTCTAAAAGCCTTTGACCACTAGAAAGGCGaggaataaaaataagtagCAGTAAGCGGATTGTCTTATTAATGTCAGTATTTAATGGAAGTTCACAAGCAAACTGTTCTGGAATTTATTTTCGTTCAAAATGTTTTTGAGATTATTTTCTTTCGGGTTTTCTCCCGAAATATTAGATGCCGAATAGCAATGGCCAAACAAGCCTTttacagcaaaaaatatttatttagattaatataaacaaaacaattcgtAAAAATTTCATAAGGACATACATCTGGAGCATTGCGTTGTACGGTTGTGAAACTTGGACGCTAACTAAGCAGGATATAAGCAGACTGGAGGCttttgagatgtggtgctggaggaggATGGAGAGAATTAGCTGGACGGAAAGAGTTACTAACGAGGAAGTACTAAACAGAGTAGGAACTAAGAGGCAACTATTGCAAAATATAGAGAATAGGAGAGGAAAAATGATGggacaccttatacgtcacgacgattttatcaaaaacatcgtggaaggaaggtcgaaggaaagagaggaaggggtcgtccaagatatagctacatcaagcaaattaaagaaaaggtgaaggttgtgacgtataaggaagttcaggagttggcgctagataggtgtaaatggaaggagctgcaccgacaagagctgggctcttaaattaatgatgatttcTCCcgagaaattatttaaacacaatatttaacatatcatagaaataataaatggtGGTAAACAATTTAAACTGTAGTGCAATAGTTTTCTAACAACCTTTTcgattttcgaaaaaaatatcaatttcaaaTACTTATTTGAAACTACAGGAAGTAACAAAAACCTTCAGTAAGGACAGTAATAACGTTTTGTGAATATATTcgtaaatattaaacatttatttatttcacaaattaAGTTGTTATAAACAATACACTTACTTATCATTATTGTATATCTGGACTTGCTtaccccgcggtttcacttatATGTTGGGTTCTATGAGTTTTACTTTAAGTTAGTAGGTATACAATGGtaattaataacataatttctatgtctaacttatttttttctttaaagcaAAAATGTggcttttaaataaaagcttatttaaaagaaaaaacagaaGTGATCTAAGTAACTTAGCGTTTTTTTACGAAAATGAGAAGATGCGATATCAGAATGAAACAGTATCCAATGAGTTAAATAAtttcgttaaaaataatatttactccACCATGGAAAATTACAACAATTATTAAGTATGATACGAAATTGAGAAGCAATAATATTTCACAACTTTTCCCGCGctcctaaataaatatggcggGGTGTTCGCGCGCGCCTCAGTCCTACAGCGCGTGCGCGAGACCTGTCACTTTCGTTCGAAAACCGCCGATGTGTCGCAgaaagtgaaaaaataaaaacaaaaatgtttgattcattattatttgtggCTTTTTTAGCGAGTTGCGTGGGTGCTGATAATTTTAGTTTACgtaagtagatttttttttagctgcttaatttgtttattttatgaaggcTGTATGCTATTCAGTTGTGCCTTTTCTTCTCGTCACAGTGTTAGTTAAAATTCAAGTAGTTAAATTTGGTACGTATTATCATAAATTATGTAACTAAAACTAAGCAgttattcatgaaatatttgaaccttagcaacattttaaaataacaaaatccaaAACTGTActtatacaaaacaaacaaaactgtaATTGTAATTATTGCAATGATTTtcagcatattattattttttgcttcaACAAAAAGCTGTGAGattcttttttttcattctCGTAACTTTCTTTTTATGAGTCGTTACGCAAATGTACAGTCACTTTTTTGGTCAAAAAACTGTACGGTCAGTTCCGTTGATAAGTGCAAAAACTACGAGTTCGAAATTATTTAGATAGGTGTATTGACACTTCTCGTCTAACACATTAATaatcttttataaaattcatCGATAGTAATACaaagttatgtaggtacttacatataatttattacattttaagatCAGTTCATAAAAAAATGGCATATTGATTAAATTTTcttctattgaaattattctcTAGTCACTAGGGTAAAAATTGTTAAAAAGTAAGAAATGCATATGAATTCCTGCCTCCTGTGAGAATTGAACTCACGACCCCTGGTTTACGAGACCAGTGCTCTACCACTGAGCTAAAGAGGCTGCACATATGTGCAATTACTTACCCTTCACTTAAAATTCACAGCTGATATACCCCTATATACCCTAtgcaaaaaacttaaaacaaatgtCACTTAAAATAGCTCCAAAACTAATTATATATGTATCTAAgccctatttattattttacatccaCTTTccgtcttcttcttcttcttacaCCCGTCTCCCGTGGGAAATGCTCTGCTAGACCCTATATACAGTAGCATACATAAAGCCttcttcaataaatgggctaactATGAAAGATTCTTGGGTGAACTGCTCCAATACCACTGCTAAAAACTATGGATTCCCTTCCTTAATAACCTAAGTGGGAGATCAGCGAGATTACATGCCAAGTCTTATTGATCTGTAAGTtcttaggtacatattttcagacaaataaaaaagaatgttTTTCTAATCATGTCCGTACCTATTCTAGTCCTTGTCCTATGTAGTACATCATTTATTAAGATATGTGAACTTCcctcttaattaaaaaaacccccgacccaaaaaaagtacgcaataattatgacaaaaggttaaaaacgctaaaccctataaaaagcaaaaaaaataacttttaacactacgtaaactaaattttgtcgtgtcgggggaccgctctaattcattactttagatacgtgtgtttttttttaaacgaatgttgtaattaggtaagtatcatttgatttatgtaagtatttatgaaggtaagaagcggtcccccgacacgtcaaaatttagtttacgtagtgttaaaagttatttttttgctttttatagggtttagcgtttttaaccttttgtcataattattgcgtactttttttgggtcgggggtttttttaaatttataatttaattttatttcatgctttttaaaggagctccttaatttttccttctttcatttaatttattttatcttaagatggggtcgctatgtgcgatctcggccaaaggaagctgtttaacaatcctcatgacaaactggctctgggagaattgcacagattgagaaacaataaagattaacctttggacattctagattttcagcaaaaatataaatcggtttatccgtttcattccagcattccagggtttcattcgccacatcccatttccagcatcaggttctcgtcaatcagaaacatgaagagaactcgtcaagacaaattcaacgagcccaaactcgatgggtttactaaaaggcagttcagggttacgtctcctaccttcgtgccctaacagcagaccagctcagtggttccaaaagacattagtgtttcaaatttcagatcccacatatacttgcaagtaaactgagcgtgtaacattcccatcacacctatcaaacgagctgatgaccttgaagacctgaaccgatttccaccaaacatagctaagaacactcccgactgacataccttttaaacaaaaaaaaccgcattacaatcggatcatccgtttgggagctacgatgccacatacacacacacacacacgcacagacacgtcaaacttataacaccccgtcgtttttgcgtcgggggttaaaaatagacTATAATGACTACATACCATACCCATACTACCTTAATAACTACTTATAGTCTTGCtggtaaaataatttgttttagaACTATGTGGAGTGCAAGTAATTACATACCATGTGCAGCCTCTTTAGCTCAGCGGCAGAGCACTGGTCTCGCAAACCAGGGGTCATGAGTTCAATTCTCACAGGAGGCAAGCATTGTCAgcttttttattgtcccactgcaggaCACAAGTCTACTCACTCTAGTACTAGCGGAAGAATGTTACAAACGTTATCAAACGAAAATGGTACAATTTCCACTAAACGACTTAATTCGTTCAAAATGGTTTGTGATATATCCATAGTAATTTTATGGGGTTTAAGACTTTGCTTGATTATTCATTGTAGGTACTGGCTTATCTTAGAAACTTTtgatccaatttgaaaaaactcaGTATATCGTTATGCATGAAACAGCAAATAActcgatattttaataaatgccaggttttaattattacataataatttactttatttactcAGATTTACGTAAACTTTTTGATAACTTAACGCTGACATTGACACTCTTACTTATTCTGTGTTTAATTTAATGCTGATTATGACATTTCcgttttaaaatattgctcCTCATAATTATGGGCAATGGAAATTATAGTGTATTTAGTAGAGAAATTAACTAGAGCAGAAAATAATCAGGAGCAGGTACTTTATTccgagaaattaaaattaaaactagtcTGTATACGCTAACTCGCTTGTTTTTACACATTTGTGTTTAAGACTTTATAACTACTTTTCTGGTAACAAATTAACTACTACTAGTAAGCTACTTTTTCAAAGCCAAAAGAATGCATCTGATATATTCGAAAATATTTCACATTCTTGCCTCCTGTGAGGATTGAACTCACGACCCCTGGTTTACGAGACCAGTGCTCTACCACTGAGCTAAAGAGGCGATGACATTTGTTACCATAACTTCACACCCCTATTGGTTACTCTTACACCCCTATACTCGCATAGGTACATCCCTACTATGAATTATTGTCACTTATCTATTgttcaatatttatgaaaaaacttGTCGTGTAACATTATAACAGTGTccgaataaaattgtatttataatcTTCAGGGGCCAATATTTGTTTTGCCAATAGTGTCTAAATTAGGTTATGTCATgcacttttataataaaaccctTAAGGGTATTCCTTAAGACTATTCTATGCCGggccattaatatttttttctgatcaTCCCCATAAGATACTTATTTTTGCTGTAGAAATCTGACTCTTTTGGTCCAATTCGAGAGAATCCGGATAGTGAAATTGccatatatacatattatgtaggtttAATGGAACTTGAAAGTTAAACTTTGAAATCCCTATCCTTAATCGTAAGTGAGCTATTTTTAACGTTTGGTACGTACTGTAATTAATCATATACCTACCTCATGATATTGATGAACTACTCGTTGTATTTCCGTAAGAAGACCACTGCTGGACATATGCCAAAAAACGAGGAAGTATTTGCATTAATTAACAACGTGTTGAGTtcctttgtttacatttttgtcTCATTGTTTGTCAAGACAAGCCCGTCCAACTAACTTTAGTTGAGTTATTTTACAATcggtttcaaaattataattttggccACATGTATTCATTCAGGAATAAGATAATTAATCATCACTCCAAGATTAATTCAAAATTGGAAAAAAAACCGTATCAAAATAATTCTGTCCTATTACAAAATCGATGAtaacattttcacaaaaaaatattcacacgCACTTTTTTCCGACATCTGATCTAACGAATCCATAATCAAATTACACTTACAAACTAtatataacaaacacaacataaCCAGTATTATTAAATAGTATACACTTACGTACTCGATCATGTAATAGACGCAGTTTCCGTATTCGCTAAACGCGGGCTTTCACTAGATAAACAACAAAATCCAGAGGTTAGGTgtgtaagtactaagtaagtATTAGTAGCGATTACATGACAATCTGTGCAGCCCTTTCACCAATTGTGGCGAAGAATGCGTAGACTTGAGATCATTCAGAACTTAATAATGCAAACTGTTAAAAAAGTTCTTTTTAGATACGATAAGAAAGGTGATAATAGAAAGATGCCAAATTAGTTTTAGAAATGATTAggtgacaaaataaaatatggatggattgcctgaaagttGAGATGAATAAGAAAGGAGTTAATGTTCGTACGTATGGAGATGAATTTTGCTAGAAAGGCTCATTGAATGATGACGGGTAAAAAGATCAAAATAGAAAGAGAAAAAGAAAGTTAATTACACGTAATTGTGTGATTAAAGACAACGGAATGCAAGaaggttttaatattattaacttgtTCGTATCGAGCAACAATCTACAAATTACGAAATAGCACCAAATCTAAGGCTTCCTCATCACCTTGCTAACCCATAGTTTTTCCTTTTTGACACACACATCAGACTTCCTCAATTAATCGTCCAGTGTGGTCCACAGCACCAATAACCACGGGGTCAAACATTAAACTCAAGGTCACGCCTATGCGCGCACGCATACTAATACTCACTACAGCACACAATGCAACTATTTACATGCATCGGTCACCGCAATGCATGCCTTGACCTGACGTGGAAGGATTTTCGGCTTAGATTTTGTTTTTAGCAAAATTGATGGAAATTATTGTTTGGATGCTGAGAGGAAAATTTGGCTGATGGTCTTATTTTACAAACCTATGCAAGCATTATCTTGCATACACACTTTGTTCTTATAATAGCATTTATTAAATCTCTTGATGCAATGCAAACGTTTTATCACTTAAGTGCTTACAATTGCAAACACGAAATCAACAAAAGAACCTGAGAAAAGACATAGGTATAGAAAAGACTCAGACACACTGCTTTTTTACCCAGTTGCAGGAAGTAATTCTTATGGAATGTAGGTGAAATCGCAGAAataccatttttagggttccgtaccaaaagggtaaaacgagacctcctctgtccatccgtccgtctgcctgtccgtccgtccgtccgtccgtccgtccgtccgtccgtccgtccgtccgtccgtccgtccgtccgtctgtcaccaggctgtatctcatgagcCATGacagttagagagttgaaattttcacagatgacgtaagtatttctgttgctgctataacaacaaataatgaaaactagaacaaaataaatattttgggggactcccatataacaaacgtgattttttgctcattttctaaacaaTGGTATAgtagtccgactcgcacttagccggtTTTTTTTAGTAAATGCAGGAATTCTGCTGGGTCAACTAGTAGTAATAATGTTTCCTTAAATGTCTGTAAACATCAATTTGCATATGAGTAAGAGCATGTCAAGGTTGGGCGGTGTTGTCATGTATGTTCGTCTGTCACAGGTCCTAGCCTCGACCGAAATACTAACTTCATGTCTTCAAGTGCACCTATTGTGAAAGTATTGAGAAAGTAAAGTGGATATGAGTTTATTTTTGATCTTGCAAAATCATCTTCTGCTtgaccaactatgttggggtcggcttccagtctaaccgcatgcagctgagtatcggTGTGCCATAAGGAGCGTCtgccctatctaacctcctcaactcagtcaCCCGGGTtacccgatatcccttggtaagactagttttCAGACTACGAAGTGCCTATGTATGTATGCATGTTGTGtcgcaataaaatgttttattgcaaCAAACAACTAGGATTTATTAGAGTAGGTAAATCGAGaataatttgaattatttattagtataacTTTAAAACTTAATAGAGTATCTATTAGAAGTCGAACAAAGACAGGAAAACGTTGGCGTAGACGATGATTTCATTATTCAAAGGTAATTTTAATGACTTCGATGTTTCTAGTATATCTAGCTCGTTATAAATCCAGTAGTTGTCATGTCTCTCAAGTAGAATCAAGTATGTAGACACATGTTTTGCATAATTCTACTAAACTATTCTAGTAACAAATTCGATACCAGGGTGCTTAGAGCATCGTTCACTTGaagtcaaaatcaaattattttatttcattttttttttcacagtttTAAATAAACCTAGTTCGGGTGGTCCCTATGTTTAGAAttagaactgtttttattttattattgcctgTATGTAGATATTAGCCTAGATTAACTTAGTTTATCCGAATGTTATTATTAAGACAGTTTGTTTTACCTCAACATCTGAGACATTTAAATTACTAATTCATGTGatctatgttttattaaataaatttttatttattattatttttttattttatttaggcctttacaagcacttataaacgttgaaaatataaataagtttgattctagttgcgtattccaaaagtagcttcctatggagaagaactgaagaaactccatggttactctttttaagaAGGCTTGAAGTTAGATCATAGTAAGTTGCgatatacttatattttattagtaaacCCTCTCTAAATTAGAGCCCAAGATACAGGCTTTGTCTAGTTTGGGGTTAATGATAACAGAAAGTGTACTTTTTTggaaatacaatttattaatctTGTTCTTATTATCAACGAGAGAAATTACACAAATATCTTCGAAAACCAATGCAACACTATCCACACATGACTTTGTTTGTAAATGGTTGCTCAAAGCTCAAGCCTGACTGAAGGCCGTCGCGTCTTTCACAAGAAGAGCTGCTTTTACCAAGTTGCTGCGAAATCAGCCGCAAGCGCCGGTAGGTATGGTTTCACGTCCAGA is from Helicoverpa zea isolate HzStark_Cry1AcR chromosome 19, ilHelZeax1.1, whole genome shotgun sequence and encodes:
- the LOC124639610 gene encoding uncharacterized protein LOC124639610 yields the protein MSTKITSFAPPCSSDRCKEKAPPKGILQKTDRSHKPTLKKVLTSKKAISACTESKSCSSGVSTKKSTAKPKKLTKSDSTVTIQKSENGDVVDYCKRCGDSKSNGEVRDKIGSIMSAMNVKCVKNDNKVKKNCKKPSKPVQQYYKNENFYVCDESSRETPNNNNKKTSLDTIKEVSEMHSVSEDSIFRIYSDSDDDVTFIDPGNDENIRKLKEFRQKNYFECHSAKSRINSKVSATSLTDHKCVYRFYLNERLFPVPLNTDYNNKVRCVECQLPMDVKQESSGDKINGTIQAKVKIGASDTQDMLLLLPVKDSLIIEERRKENKQKEDYVYFGIVKLSSHGQSIFNRNLPENSLALKYQKGYQEYQDDGRYQYKKIKEDDVIII